From a single Methylosinus sp. H3A genomic region:
- a CDS encoding AAA family ATPase: MSDEIQKVKPGATFAALKNVAGFRELVERLVERAPSLPNIGVMHGRSGDGKTYASIYAQNKTRALRVEVGDSWTRKTLLTAILREGGLAQPKGTIPELSEQVVEMLAAEPRRPLFMDEADKIVDRGYAEMIREIAMQSNVPVLLIGEEALPQKLAKIERLHNRVLAWFGAEPCDLEDARKLANLLLPAKISDDLLEDIRVRGDGRARRIATSLDGVAQWARSRGLSEVTRENYDGPIYTGEPPKARASRLIVQHLKNGRTA; this comes from the coding sequence ATGTCAGACGAAATTCAAAAGGTCAAACCGGGCGCGACATTCGCGGCGCTGAAGAACGTGGCGGGGTTTCGAGAGCTGGTCGAGCGCCTCGTCGAGCGCGCTCCGAGCCTCCCGAATATCGGCGTCATGCATGGGCGCTCGGGCGATGGCAAGACCTATGCGTCGATCTATGCGCAGAACAAGACGCGCGCGCTGCGCGTGGAGGTCGGCGATAGCTGGACGCGGAAAACGCTGCTCACGGCGATATTGCGAGAGGGCGGGCTCGCCCAGCCCAAGGGCACGATCCCGGAGCTGTCGGAGCAAGTGGTCGAAATGCTCGCCGCCGAGCCCCGCCGCCCCCTCTTCATGGACGAGGCAGACAAGATCGTCGATCGCGGCTACGCCGAGATGATCCGCGAGATCGCCATGCAGAGCAACGTGCCCGTGCTGCTCATCGGAGAGGAGGCGCTCCCGCAGAAGCTCGCCAAGATCGAGCGCCTGCATAATCGCGTGCTGGCATGGTTCGGAGCCGAGCCCTGCGACCTCGAGGACGCGCGCAAGCTCGCCAATCTCCTGCTGCCGGCCAAGATCAGCGACGATCTGCTGGAGGATATTCGCGTTCGCGGCGACGGCCGGGCGCGGCGCATCGCCACATCGCTCGACGGCGTCGCGCAATGGGCGCGTAGCCGCGGTTTGAGCGAAGTGACGCGCGAGAATTACGACGGGCCGATCTACACGGGCGAGCCGCCCAAGGCGCGCGCCTCACGATTGATCGTGCAGCATCTGAAGAACGGGAG